A single Mustelus asterias chromosome 4, sMusAst1.hap1.1, whole genome shotgun sequence DNA region contains:
- the LOC144492731 gene encoding olfactomedin-4-like, which yields MGIFGLFLFLGFASADRDVLAEARVAKRCYCDLQVSDGPFPHKQFQQLYSVSESCSQRLNVQQFSEPIEIIANVEQKLNDLVQRIHEFKEEYDGELYSIISFRIIEIEIAELNDLLNQLQEKYSRNNDERTDLDMQAQNITNKVNELEKYDRLKVVQKHRRNAILKRSLTACQNALLVTPTPYVTPQPGSCSFGRLKTVSYPKSSMLNHYGTSYPYGSWGKDPLPAPGNEDQHWLVILSSSNRFGTKIRLYNSYAKFLMKTTHKDVSFQTHNPQGSNGLMYGNAYYYNCYNLGKLCRFNMTTHTVISVNLPFAGYNDKFPYCTFSSCYGYTDMDLATDENGLWVLYSTEFNFGNLVVSRLNAADLSLLESWNTTLFKRSATNAFLVCGVVYATRYISSEIEEIFYMFDTVSGVERNNLNIKFRKVLPGIQYMNYNPQDRKLYVYSDAYVVSYSLTFE from the exons ATGGGGATATTCGGCTTGTTTTTATTCCTGGGCTTTGCCTCT GCGGATCGTGATGTTCTGGCAGAGGCTCGGGTCGCGAAGAGATGCTACTGCGATCTTCAGGTGTCAGATGGGCCATTCCCTCACAAACAATTTCAGCAACTGTACTCGGTCTCAGAGAGCTGCAGCCAGAGGCTGAACGTTCAGCAG TTTAGTGAACCTATTGAAATTATTGCCAACGTGGAGCAGAAACTGAATGACCTTGTGCAGCGCATTCATGAATTCAAAGAAGAATATGACGGTGAACTATATAGTATCATTTCATTTCGGATAATAGAGATCGAAATTGCCGAGCTGAATGACTTGCTTAACCAACTTCAAGAGAAATACTCTAGGAACAATGATGAGAGAACTGATCTGGATATGCAG GCACAAAATATTACCAACAAAGTAAATGAATTGGAGAAATACGACCGTCTTAAAGTAGTTCAAAAACACAGAAGaaatgccatcctgaaaaggagtCTGACTGCTTGCCAGAATGCACTATTAGTAACTCCAACCCCGTATGTCACTCCACAGCCAG GGTCCTGTTCATTCGGAAGATTAAAAACAGTCTCCTATCCCAAGAGTTCAATGCTCAATCATTATGGGACATCCTACCCATACGGTTCCTGGGGGAAAGACCCGCTACCAGCACCTGGGAATGAGGATCAGCACTGGCTTGTAATTCTATCCAGTAGCAATAGATTTGGAACTAAGATTCGTCTTTACAACTCTTATGCTAAATTCCTCATGAAAACCACTCACAAAGATGTGAGTTTTCAAACTCATAATCCCCAAGGCTCCAATGGGTTAATGTATGGAAATGCCTACTATTACAATTGCTACAACTTGGGCAAGCTTTGCAGATTTAACatgaccacacacacagtcatatctGTCAACTTGCCATTTGCTGGTTATAATGACAAGTTTCCATACTGCACATTTTCTTCCTGTTATGGGTACACAGACATGGACCTAGCAACAGATGAAAATGGGCTGTGGGTCCTCTACTCAACTGAATTCAATTTTGGAAATTTGGTTGTCAGCCGACTCAATGCAGCTGACCTGTCGCTCCTGGAAAGCTGGAACACCACCCTATTCAAACGATCAGCAACCAATGCCTTTctggtgtgtggggttgtgtacGCCACCAGGTATATAAGCTCTGAAATAGAAGAGATCTTTTACATGTTTGACACAGTCAGCGGAGTTGAACGAAATAATTTGAATATCAAGTTCCGAAAAGTCTTGCCTGGCATCCAGTACATGAACTACAACCCACAAGACAGGAAACTATATGTGTACAGTGATGCTTATGTTGTGAGTTACAGTTTAACCTTTGAATAA